The stretch of DNA TGCAGCCATACAATTGCAATAATTCCAAGAAATATGACAAACATCGCGATAAATAGCCAAATGATCGGATTCAATCCATATGGATGCTGGCGAACCGGCTTAGAATTGGCTGTATCTCGAATGCCAAAAGCACCGGACCGTTTCATCAATCTGGCAGTCCAAAGCAGGCCGCCAAGCAAAACAGCAGCTGATAATAGAATCCAAGCTTCCATAAGCATCCCCTTTATGCCAGGATACTTCCATTGTGCCCGGATTCCTCCAGCTTCATACGTTAATAGAGCAATCCATCCTGGTCGTATAAATAAGCATATGGAATATCAAAAAATAAATATTCGTGCTCATTCACCGGGTAAGAAAATGTTCGGATGGTTTCTCCTGTTTCAAGATCATTATACAAATCAGAGATTAAACCGCCGCCGTTTTTATTCATCCGGACGATGTTTTCAAGAAAATAAGGGCGCCAGCTCCAATTCTTGTTTAAATATTCCGGCTGAAAAATCCATCGGCCATCCCTTTTAAAGTAGTTTGGTGTTAATTCAAAACCATTCTCATCACATATATATAACCGGAAACACATTTCATTAAACTCCCTGGCGATATCTTCGAGGAGCTTTTCTTTCGGGGCTGATTTCGATCTGGAAATGATAGCACTCAGTCCGCTTTCCAGCTGGTCCGCCAGCGCATATACGCTGCTGAGCGCCTGTTTTTCATACGTAATAAACCGGCTGCACTTTTCCCTTAGCATTTCTTTTTGCCCGTCAGGCTGGGCAAAATCGGGCATAGGCTCCGATAAGTAAAAGCCTTGATAATAACGCCCGCCATTTTTCCAGGCATACTGAAGCTGATACTCTGCTTCCACGGTTTCAAACAAGAGCGAGGCACCAATTTTACGGGCAAACATTGAAAGGGAATAAACGATATTTTTATAGGTCTGGTCACTGGCGTCTTTTCGAAGGGCCTGCAGGCTTATTTTTAAAATATCAGGTGATGACCCGGCAAAACGGCGAATATCCCCGTCCACGTCCACTTCCCCTATATGATCAACGGCAAGCCGAATCCCAAGTGTTTTATAGTAGCGAAGAACATTATCAAGTGATTTGCTGTAATCCGCTTCCGAGATCTCCAGCACAATCTGCTCATACCTTAATCCTTTTTCGGTATATTCGTCTAAAATAGCCAGAAAAGATTCACCGTAATCCTCAAGCAGTCCGGCTGCCCGCCGGTTTACAAACAGCATTTCGGTTCTGCCGGCTTTCAAAAAAGCATCGAGTGCTTTTCGTATAATGACATCTTCTACTTCACAACGGTAGTCATCCGGTGTATCTTCATCATGGAAAAAGTGTCCGAGACTATGGACCGTCTCTCCTTCTATGTAACGGCCTAACACTTCATACCCAATAATTTTATGTTCATCAGCGCTGAAGATCGGCTGGTAATATGGTACAACACGATCCAAATGACTCATAATTTCCAATGCATCCATGAAAAACCCCCCATTCCGTCCAATCGTTTATTATTATACATGACTTTTATTTATTATGCTGTTAATTCAAAGAAGCCCGGCACAGAAACGCGCCAGGCTACATCATATGCCGGCGGGCAAAATCGACGAATCGAAATTTATCCGGCCGGTGTCTTGACTCCGTATACTGAAAAAGACTCGCATCATCTAAATAAACGTAGTTGCGCACCACAGCAATATGTGAACAGCCATTCATGTCAAGAAGGGCAGTGTCTTCTTCTGTGCAGGGCTCAACGGTTATTTCCTTTTTAGCAAAACTGATCGTTAAACCAAGTTCTTCTTCAATATAAGCATAAATCGATTGTCCGCATATCTCTTCTGTCAGAGAGGGAACATGCTTTTTCAATAAAAAATCCTTGTCTAAAATAACACGCTCCCCATCGAAAACACGCGTCCGGGTCACTTTCCATATCTCTTCCTTTGGACTGCATTGAAGCTGATGCTGCAAATATGGCTCGGGACGAATTAATGCAAGCTCTTCTACATCTGTGTGAATGGCTGCGTTAAGCCCTTCTGCCAGCTCTTTAAAGCTGACAAGCCCCGAAAATGGAAAGCTTGCACGGCTCGTGTCAAGAACGACCGAGCCTTTGCCGCGCAGCTTTTGAATAAAACCATTTTGCGAAAGAAGTGTCAGCGCTTTTCGAATCGTTTCCCTGGATGTTTCATAGCTGGCGGCCAGGTCATGCTCTGACGGAATAAGCTCACCCGGCTGAAAAACACCCGTTTTTATTTTCTCAACCAGCTCTTCATAAATATACTTGTATTTATTGATTTTCATCTTCGTTCACCTGCATACTGTCATTCCCTCCACTATAACACAAAATGGATTAGTTAAACAGACGGTACACGGTGCTTTCATAAGGCGTTAATGTCCGGCTTGAAAGATGCACAGGAGCTTCTTTCTCATTTGACAGAACAAGAGATGAACGATTGCCTTTCAATTCTTCAGGTACAACGAATGGCACGGGGCGGCCATAAAAATTATTGATGACGATCCATGCTTCTCCTTCGTATTCTCTCATATATACAAACAGCTCAGGATGGTCGCTCATAAGCAGCCGGTAGCTTCCTTCACGCATCACCTTTTCCTTTTTCCGGAGCTCAATCAGTGTTTTGTAATGATAAAAAATAGAGTCTGGATCTTGTTGTGCGGTTTCCACATTAATTTCTTTGTAGTTTTCAGCCGTTTCAATCCATGGAGTGCCGCTTGTGAAGCCGGCATTTTTTCCGCTGTTCCACTGAACAGGCGTCCGGCTGTTATCACGTGATTTTTGCTTTATAATCGTCATGATG from Domibacillus sp. DTU_2020_1001157_1_SI_ALB_TIR_016 encodes:
- a CDS encoding EAL domain-containing protein translates to MDALEIMSHLDRVVPYYQPIFSADEHKIIGYEVLGRYIEGETVHSLGHFFHDEDTPDDYRCEVEDVIIRKALDAFLKAGRTEMLFVNRRAAGLLEDYGESFLAILDEYTEKGLRYEQIVLEISEADYSKSLDNVLRYYKTLGIRLAVDHIGEVDVDGDIRRFAGSSPDILKISLQALRKDASDQTYKNIVYSLSMFARKIGASLLFETVEAEYQLQYAWKNGGRYYQGFYLSEPMPDFAQPDGQKEMLREKCSRFITYEKQALSSVYALADQLESGLSAIISRSKSAPKEKLLEDIAREFNEMCFRLYICDENGFELTPNYFKRDGRWIFQPEYLNKNWSWRPYFLENIVRMNKNGGGLISDLYNDLETGETIRTFSYPVNEHEYLFFDIPYAYLYDQDGLLY
- the treR gene encoding trehalose operon repressor; translation: MKINKYKYIYEELVEKIKTGVFQPGELIPSEHDLAASYETSRETIRKALTLLSQNGFIQKLRGKGSVVLDTSRASFPFSGLVSFKELAEGLNAAIHTDVEELALIRPEPYLQHQLQCSPKEEIWKVTRTRVFDGERVILDKDFLLKKHVPSLTEEICGQSIYAYIEEELGLTISFAKKEITVEPCTEEDTALLDMNGCSHIAVVRNYVYLDDASLFQYTESRHRPDKFRFVDFARRHMM